Proteins from one Triticum aestivum cultivar Chinese Spring chromosome 7A, IWGSC CS RefSeq v2.1, whole genome shotgun sequence genomic window:
- the LOC123151830 gene encoding uncharacterized protein isoform X1, with amino-acid sequence MRLIFYLLLPRAVLLDLGEQGGMIFLVGVEDEENGSEGRNSEAGVPDGAGHGTCPQSRFEDINLIDILSMGIKYCNDIPENFDDISATSYEVHCVMPTSYWSYFWCKAAGRVQIVLLTEMEQNIAATQAKGSGSLGKEKFLLTKMVVWISPYSHCHCSHLPRSEESCMDISCDVTLE; translated from the exons ATGCGACTGATCTTCTATCTGCTGCTGCCGCGTGCCGTGCTTCTGGATCTAGGCGAGCAGGGCGGCATGATCTTCTTGGTGGGTGTGGAGGATGAGGAGAATGGCAGTGAGGGAAGGAACAGCGAGGCTGGAGTTCCAGACGGTGCTGGCCATGGTACCTGTCCCCAATCTAG GTTCGAAGATATAAATCTAATTGATATATTGTCGATGGGGATTAAGTACTGTAATGATATACCTGAGAATTTTGATGATATATCTGCTACCAG CTACGAAGTTCATTGTGTGATGCCTACAAGTTATTGGTCTTATTTTTGGTGTAAAGCTGCAGGCCGAGTTCAGATTGTTCTTTTGACAGAAATGGAACAG AATATCGCAGCCACACAAGCTAAAGGTTCAGGAAGTTTAGGGAAAGAAAAGTTCTTATTGACAAAGATGGTGGTATGGATAAGTCCCTATTCTCATTGTCACTG CTCACACTTACCACGGTCAGAAGAGTCTTGCATGGATATATCATGTGATGTGACACTGGAATAA
- the LOC123151830 gene encoding uncharacterized protein isoform X4 produces MRLIFYLLLPRAVLLDLGEQGGMIFLVGVEDEENGSEGRNSEAGVPDGAGHGTCPQSRFEDINLIDILSMGIKYCNDIPENFDDISATSYEVHCVMPTSYWSYFWCKAAGRVQIVLLTEMEQLTLTTVRRVLHGYIM; encoded by the exons ATGCGACTGATCTTCTATCTGCTGCTGCCGCGTGCCGTGCTTCTGGATCTAGGCGAGCAGGGCGGCATGATCTTCTTGGTGGGTGTGGAGGATGAGGAGAATGGCAGTGAGGGAAGGAACAGCGAGGCTGGAGTTCCAGACGGTGCTGGCCATGGTACCTGTCCCCAATCTAG GTTCGAAGATATAAATCTAATTGATATATTGTCGATGGGGATTAAGTACTGTAATGATATACCTGAGAATTTTGATGATATATCTGCTACCAG CTACGAAGTTCATTGTGTGATGCCTACAAGTTATTGGTCTTATTTTTGGTGTAAAGCTGCAGGCCGAGTTCAGATTGTTCTTTTGACAGAAATGGAACAG CTCACACTTACCACGGTCAGAAGAGTCTTGCATGGATATATCATGTGA
- the LOC123151830 gene encoding uncharacterized protein isoform X3 — protein MRLIFYLLLPRAVLLDLGEQGGMIFLVGVEDEENGSEGRNSEAGVPDGAGHGTCPQSRFEDINLIDILSMGIKYCNDIPENFDDISATSYEVHCVMPTSYWSYFWCKAAGRVQIVLLTEMEQNIAATQAKGSGSLGKEKFLLTKMVLTLTTVRRVLHGYIM, from the exons ATGCGACTGATCTTCTATCTGCTGCTGCCGCGTGCCGTGCTTCTGGATCTAGGCGAGCAGGGCGGCATGATCTTCTTGGTGGGTGTGGAGGATGAGGAGAATGGCAGTGAGGGAAGGAACAGCGAGGCTGGAGTTCCAGACGGTGCTGGCCATGGTACCTGTCCCCAATCTAG GTTCGAAGATATAAATCTAATTGATATATTGTCGATGGGGATTAAGTACTGTAATGATATACCTGAGAATTTTGATGATATATCTGCTACCAG CTACGAAGTTCATTGTGTGATGCCTACAAGTTATTGGTCTTATTTTTGGTGTAAAGCTGCAGGCCGAGTTCAGATTGTTCTTTTGACAGAAATGGAACAG AATATCGCAGCCACACAAGCTAAAGGTTCAGGAAGTTTAGGGAAAGAAAAGTTCTTATTGACAAAGATGGTG CTCACACTTACCACGGTCAGAAGAGTCTTGCATGGATATATCATGTGA
- the LOC123151830 gene encoding uncharacterized protein isoform X2 translates to MRLIFYLLLPRAVLLDLGEQGGMIFLVGVEDEENGSEGRNSEAGVPDGAGHGTCPQSRFEDINLIDILSMGIKYCNDIPENFDDISATSYEVHCVMPTSYWSYFWCKAAGRVQIVLLTEMEQNIAATQAKGSGSLGKEKFLLTKMVVSFIWYHFLTWTCTI, encoded by the exons ATGCGACTGATCTTCTATCTGCTGCTGCCGCGTGCCGTGCTTCTGGATCTAGGCGAGCAGGGCGGCATGATCTTCTTGGTGGGTGTGGAGGATGAGGAGAATGGCAGTGAGGGAAGGAACAGCGAGGCTGGAGTTCCAGACGGTGCTGGCCATGGTACCTGTCCCCAATCTAG GTTCGAAGATATAAATCTAATTGATATATTGTCGATGGGGATTAAGTACTGTAATGATATACCTGAGAATTTTGATGATATATCTGCTACCAG CTACGAAGTTCATTGTGTGATGCCTACAAGTTATTGGTCTTATTTTTGGTGTAAAGCTGCAGGCCGAGTTCAGATTGTTCTTTTGACAGAAATGGAACAG AATATCGCAGCCACACAAGCTAAAGGTTCAGGAAGTTTAGGGAAAGAAAAGTTCTTATTGACAAAGATGGTG GTGAGTTTTATCTGGTATCACTTTTTGACATGGACATGTACCATATGA
- the LOC123151830 gene encoding uncharacterized protein isoform X5 translates to MRLIFYLLLPRAVLLDLGEQGGMIFLVGVEDEENGSEGRNSEAGVPDGAGHGTCPQSRFEDINLIDILSMGIKYCNDIPENFDDISATSYEVHCVMPTSYWSYFWCKAAGRVQIVLLTEMEQPHKLKVQEV, encoded by the exons ATGCGACTGATCTTCTATCTGCTGCTGCCGCGTGCCGTGCTTCTGGATCTAGGCGAGCAGGGCGGCATGATCTTCTTGGTGGGTGTGGAGGATGAGGAGAATGGCAGTGAGGGAAGGAACAGCGAGGCTGGAGTTCCAGACGGTGCTGGCCATGGTACCTGTCCCCAATCTAG GTTCGAAGATATAAATCTAATTGATATATTGTCGATGGGGATTAAGTACTGTAATGATATACCTGAGAATTTTGATGATATATCTGCTACCAG CTACGAAGTTCATTGTGTGATGCCTACAAGTTATTGGTCTTATTTTTGGTGTAAAGCTGCAGGCCGAGTTCAGATTGTTCTTTTGACAGAAATGGAACAG CCACACAAGCTAAAGGTTCAGGAAGTTTAG